AATCCTGCAGTTTGGCAGGAGGAACGCTGGTTCTCTGACTTtcaatctttatttttttctctagTTAAGATTCTTGTTTCCAGCAGTGACCTTGTATAAAACGCCTTGTAAGATACAGTCGTCTTTGCTCTGACATGTACTGTACAGTTTATATGAGGATGTGTTTGCTTTATATTCCTTCCTCCTGGCCCCCTCTATAAACCACTTGTTTTTTCTTAGATAAAGTAGCTGGGAGTTGGCCCAGGGAACCCATTGGGGTTGTACACTTCGTAGCTTCGTTCTTCCCTCTTTTCCTAGCCATACCCCATCCAGCCTGCCTTGTTCGTCTCCCCTTTCCTGATGTTGGAGTCTGGATTGGGTCAAAGGAGGGTCTCCTTTGCACAATAATCACCCAGGTGGAGAGGCAGTTCTTTTCTGCCTTGGCCACTTCACAGTCTTCTGTTTTGACTTTCCTCCATTTCAAGCAGCATTTATTTCCCCACAACCTTTGAATTCAAGGCTGTGGGATTGCAAACAAGGAATTCTCGCTCTCCTAGAAACAGGCCCTCCCTGGCCACCTTTTGCTTCTTCTGGGGCACGGGAGGATGTGGTGCTGAGGACTCCAGCCTGGGCTCTAGCACTGACAGACACACCTCTGGCGTCACTTGCAACCTGCCCACTTTCTCCCCTTCAGTTTTTGTTCTATCAAGCCCTACCAACCCCATCCCTTTCCAACCTCTACACGATGAAacatttttggactacatttttttaaagaaaaggttgtttgttgggggaggggggaattctgCTAAGGGCTGTACTTGTAATAAATTGGAAATATAAAAGCAAAACTTGTTTTTCTTCCTGTCTGTATTTACTGGTCTTTCTAGAGTCTGAGAATCTAAGTGAAATGAAATTTGgagcctggctggggagggtaggGTGGTGGTGTCTTTACTCCAGCATCTCTTTACTTGATGAAGCCTGTGGCCTCTGtctcccttctcttcttccttgGCTGGGATGGTTCTAAGGGAATGTTCTGccttggggatggggaacctgttgtgTTCCCAACTCCCAGCGGTCAGGAATGAGGAGAGCTAGTAGTGCCCCAATTAGCTGCCTCTCTTCTAGCTGCAATGAAGGGCTTTTGTGCAAACCCAGCTTTCTCAAACCAGGAGCCTGGAGAGGGGCTCTCAATGGCAAAGCATAGACATGTGGCATTGGAAGGGTCACCTAGTTAAGGCAGCAATCACAACTAaataatccctggcagatggccatccaaccagcGTGGAGCTTTGCTTGTTGGTCCCTGCGCCACAGGACTGCCTGCTGCATCAAGGAGCTGCCTTTGGGTGGGCTACTGTTAAAGTTTACATACAAAAGCACACAGTGAACAGCTGTGTCCACAAATAGGTTGATTCAGAAGCATTGACTTAAGGCAGAAAGAAGCTGTGCCTCCCACCCATCCCTTCATCACCTTGTCTTCACCCAGGCCAGAGACCACCAGGTCTTCCAGAAGCACCACTTATTCCAGGAATTGCCAGTGCAGCCCAGGACCCACCACCCAGGAGAGTCCCAAGAGAAGTTAGTGTGCCACTCTGGTGAAAAATTAAGCTTGATGGGTGAGGTGAGCAGCATTGGTGGAGCCTCTCATGatagcgggggtggggggtgtttaaGAGAGAAGCCACTTGGTGCTAGCCCCATTTCTAGGTAGCAGACAGCTCCATCCCATTTTCATAATCCTGCCCTCCAGGAAGCCTGACTTCCCCAGAGGTGGAAGGGAAAGCCCCTGAAAGCTCCTCTGGTGGAAGCAAACAGTCTCCACGTGCAAACCATCTTCTCTCCAGGCTCCGATATCCAGCTGCTTTCAGGGCTGAGAGAGGGAGGCAGCGCGGACAGAGAGCTTGTGCTTGTGGCTGCCAGAGTACAAATAGGCCATTTATGAGGGCCAATTGCAGAGGGATTGTAGACCACCATTGCTTGGCTCCACATGTACACACCCCTCTTCTGTCTGGGCTGAGATACAAGTACAGAATTGGTGCCTGCACTTCTGTCGGGATTACTTGGTATGAAATGAGGGACCTGGTTCTTGGCATTTTGCTTAAATGCCTTCAGTGTGAACTCTAGAGACCAGCAGCCTTGTAGGGTTGAGATTTATCAGCGGTACAGCTTGAGCATCTGACCCTCAACCCATAACGGGGTGCTCTGTGGGTTGCAAGGCTTGGCTTGTGCCGTGCCTGAGCGCAGGAGCTGATGCCCAAGATCTGACCTATTATACTGACTGGATTGCCCAGCCTCAGCCTCAAACCACTTCACAGCCGACCTGAAAACAGCTCTCCACTTACATCACCAGCTGCCTGTAAATACATGAAGCTCTTTAAACACTGGAAAAGTTACATCTTCAAATGCTAAACATGATATTTAAAGAATCTGCCAGACcacagtccttttttaaaaaaatggtttattcAATTAATTTCTTGCTCATTACCAATTAGCATCACTCCCTCATGGGGGCACGTGGCCCAGAGAAGGTAGCTGCCTATCTTGTTTGCAGCCTGGCTTCTTCACGTGAGCCACCTTGCTTTTGGGTTAATCTAATCTTTGAAGCTGTCACGGGTGTTTGAATAAAGATCTTGGCATGCCCATTAAAACATTAAAGCGATGTGATGTTTCTGTGTTTTCTAGAAGGAACTTAGTGGTTTTAGTCTAGGGAAGCCAGACCCCCTGTGGGAAAAGTCCTCTGATTGCTTGGGGTCTATGGGATCAAGGCACTGCGGTCAAGTTGCGAGATCTGGCTCTTGAGGGGCTTGGGTTCAGTTCCTGCCTCTCCCATAGACGTATATAACTTCGTTTCTGCAAAACGGGGAAAGTTGTGGCCTACATCACAGAGGTGTTTACAGGAACAATCAAAATTGTAAAGTGCTTTACATACAGAAGGGCCCTAgaactggctgctgctgctgagaaacAAGCACCTGTTGGGTTTTTCAAGAACGAACTACTTCAAAATCCCAGCAATTGTATTGCTTGCATGGGTGGCTGGGCAGGGAGGAAAGGAATTACTCCCATCTGATCTGAGCCAAAAGGGGCTTTGTGCTGCAAGCTGAGGGATCCGGCAAGTGACCCCCCTCCACAATTTAGAGGTAGGCTTTGCCACCGGTCTTTGAACTTTTGCTTCCAAGCCTACATTTCTCTGCAGCTAAAGAAGGCCCAATTTGTATAACTGGTCATATACATGCACAAGTGTGTTTATTTCTTCCTCTGCTTTGCTTGCCCCAGCAAAAATGTTGGGTGAAGGGTATGCAGAGTGAAAAGGTTGCCTGCAGCACCTCCTACCTCCCTTTTTCACGTGCTGCACTGCACATCGCTTGCTCCCCACTCCCTAAATTTGTAGCTTTGACATATTTTATTTCTAAGCAGGAGCGTCTTTCTAAGACGATCAAAGGGATCAAATGCAACACAAGACCTGTGCCACCTAGCTTTGGCCACACGGTGGCCTGTCTAGCAAAATCAGAGTGCAACACTGACTGCATGCTCTGTCTCTGGAATTTCACCCCATTTTGCAgcacacccaccccaaaaaaacaggCGTGGGAAAGAATTTTTCACAGAGATTAAAGATGTTTGAGAAGCCCCTCTTGTTTCAGCTCAGCCCTTGTCCAGCCATctatctagatcagtggttcccaaaagcccccaaccacttgaaaattgctgaggctcTTGCTAGACCacttatttttctgcctgttgcagcaaaattcaaaatgcaatagaacaaataataaaaatacaactgAAAAGCCAAGTGAATATTCAGCACACTGGAAGGGCCATCTCCTGCCTTCAAACCACACATCCACAGACACACCACGGCCCACTGGTGGACTGCGGACCACACTTTGGAAACCCCTGGTCTAGATAAGTTTCATATTTCAAGCGGAGGTCCTCTCTCTAGGAAAGTTGTGCCCAAGCCTGGATTCACCATGTGGGCCCAGGAAACCACCTGACATAATTTATCACTACTTTGCAACCCATCGGCTAGAGAAGCTGATCTCCAAAAAACATTGTGCAATGAAGAAAGTTGTCTAGAGCGCCTTCTAATTGTCTTTGCCTTGCATCCTCATACTGAAGGGATGACACAGCCCCCGTGAAGCCTTTGCCCTCTGGTGccacttttaaaatttattaaagaAATCAAGCCCTGCTCCCCatcaccctggagagctgctgacagtcagtgtaAACAGACAAAGGGGCAGCTTAATTTACTAACTTTGGAACACTAAGGAGAGTCTCCTCGGCTGTGAAATTAAACTAATACAACACTCCAAAGTCtcaggagctgatgggatttatagtccagatggatggggtataaatatattatttattattattattattattattattattattattattattattattattcagaggtTGAAGAGCACAAGGCAGAGGCAAATGCTTCTGGCTCCCTTGGGTGGCAAGAAATCCAAGagaactcccccaccccacatctaGGACCACTTTTGCTTCCACAGTGTGTGGCTTGGGCAAGGCATGACAACTGAGAACGCAACACACATCCAGAGCATCTGTGCACATCcattgtggggcgggggggggacgacgacacccCCACTGGAAGCCCATCTCGAGGTTGACACCATTAAAAGCTCTCCTCACTGGCTTAGCAAGGAGTCACATGCCCACTTGCAGCTGGCACCACTTGGGTGCCCTTCCTGGTGCTGCCCAGGAAGGCCACTCTCTGCAGGTGTCACtggcactgcccccccccccgccttcctgGCAACACTTTGCTCTTTCCTATCCAGAGCAGAAGGACAGGTGTCCCTCGGCAGGCCTTGCCCCGCAGTGCTGGTTGCCAGGTGTTGTGCCCCTGACCCAGGAAGAGAGCTGGTTATCCCAGTGGCATTTCCTACAGCTAGCAAGGGCAGGCGTGTGTGAGCAACAGGCAGCACGGAAGCTCCTCTCTGGGGTCAAAAACTATGCCTGGCTCCACATCAGGTTtcgccaaccaggtgccttccagatgttttggactacagttcccagcagccccaggcagCGCAGCTGTATTACAACCCCAGAGGAGGTAGCAGCCGTAACCCAAAAGAaactggagggctccaggttgttGAAGGCTGCTCTGCGTAGCTCCTCTTCCCAGGAGACTGCCTCATCTAACCCCACTTGCACTTTACTCCAGGATACACTCCCAAACAGATGGGAAAGCTGTTAGCTTGAGACCATCTTCCTCAGGCAAGAAGCTCAGGCACCTGGTTCATTCAGCACCCAGCAGGGAGAGGGGTCAGCAACAGGCAGCCCCTGGGCCAAATTGGGCACCTGAAGGATACCAACTAGCCCTCCTCCCATCACCTGCATGGAGATGCGATTGTGCTAacacatgggtaggtaaactaaggcccgggggccagatccggcccaatcgccttctaaatccggcccacagacggtccaggaatcagcatgtttttacatgagtagaatgcttttatttaaaatgcatctctgggttatttgtggggcataggaattcgttcatcccccccccaaaaaaaatatagttcagccccacacaaggtctgagggacagtggaccagccccctgctggaaaagtttgctgacccctgtgctaacaAGACTTGAGGGCTTGGCATGATCCAGTACCTGCATCCAAGTGGTTTCAGCTGCCAGATCAGGCCCAGGTTCATCCAGGCCACTCGGAGGcttacaagcaggacatgagaacaAGAACTTTCCTCTGCTGGTGCCTCCCAGCAACAGGCAATACCCTGGCAGACTGCCTCTGCATCTGGAGGTTCTGCTTATACACCCGGACCAGCAGTAGCCATTGCTGCAAACcttttctcttccatgaatttgtctatcctCTTTTTCAATCTAACTAAGCCGGTAACCATCACAGCAGGGGTGGTTTTTGTCTGCCTTCCAATCAATTTCACAGGGAACCCTGGCCTCTAGTActatgggagagggaggaaaaatcaCTCCCTGCACCCATTTCTCTTATTTCTACAAGATCTCAGTCaggcaggccagagctttccaaacggtGTGGCacgcgacacattagtgtgtcggctgcagtgtgtaggtgtgtggtGTGAACGCTCCTCCTGGGGTTGGAACggagttagtttaacctccggtttgctagtaaaaccaagtttctgtgtcgcaaaatgatgcatgtctaaaaaatgtgtcaccaacatgaaaagtttggaaagctctgatgtaGTAACACATGTTGTACACACATAGCTGCCCAGCAAAGTTTTACCCCTCTAGCTGGTGGCTAAGCATCCCCGGGCAAAGGAGCCTGGAGCCAGAATCAGCCTGGAAAGCTCCCATTCCCCCCAGGTTCCATCACTCAAGGGGGCCAGAACCCCAATTTCTAGAGCCTCCCCCTCGGGTGGAAGTTGGGGAACCCAGCATTGGCGAGGGCCTCAAAAACAACAGtctctaacaaatttattatggcagatGGTTTTGCGGGCTTCCTCTGATGCTGGACGggccccccctctctttcctcaGGCCTGCTGGTGCCCTTAGCAGCGCCAGAGAAGACTCTAGTGAGCTGGAGGCGCCAAGGCCAGTCACCTGGATGGGAGGGGAGACAGGGTGGAAAGGATTATTCATCTGCAGGAAGGCCTGGCTCCAGGCGGGGCTGGAGGGCGCCAAAACCAGCACTGGGAGCTGAGCAGCTGACCCAGGCAGCCAGGCAGAGCAAGGGGGCTTTGCTCAAAGGCTGCCCTCCACCCCAGCCCCGCTGGCTGCTGCCAAATGATCCctgcaacccccaccccaccaggcCCCCTGGCTCGCTCAGCAGCTGGCTTCTCCTTGGCTACTGGCcagagcctccctggggaagagGGAGCTCCCTGCCCTCCTGCTGTGGTGAGAGGCAGGGATGGGGGCCTGGGGAGTGGAAGAGGAAAGGGGGCTTTGGGTGGCGTTTCAGGAAGAAGGGGCCAAACCCATCTGCAATGGCGTGGTAGCTGGGTGTGTGGGAAGCCACTGCTTCGCCACTGCAACCACAACCGGGCACTATATGGAGGTGGGGGCTGGCAACCCACACTCTCCTAGCTTCCCTGGAGCTCTTGAGACAGTTCACCAAGCCCAACGCCTCTGAAACGCCCTGGGCCAACGCAACACAGCTTCTCTGGATGCCGGCTTCTTGGTTGGCAGAGAGCACCGGAGGCAGTTGCCTCTCCCCAAGCCCCTGGCAGCTGCCCCTTCCTGGATCTCAGCGGCAGAGGAGTCTGAAGGTCACAGCATGGGCAGGCGCTGGGGACTCCCGAGGGGGAGACGGGGGTGGGCTGCTGGGTGATGACTCGCACAGCCTTGGCACAGCCAGCTCAGCTTTGTCACTCTCCAGCCAGGCTAAAAATATTTTGACAGCCTCCCGTCCTTGGCCGTGGCTGCTCGAAACAACTTGTACAAGCTCCCCAACTGGGCAGGGGGTGgtgctggggtgggggacagggAGGCCCCCCCACGCTGGTGGCAAGGCCTAAAGCTCAGGCCGGCTGTGAGAGGATTTACCCTGCTGCTCTCCTTCTTGCAGACATCCAGGCTCCCCGCTCCCAAACTCTCTTCACTCCCCACCTCCCCTCCATGCTGCCTTTGGAACAGCTGTTTCCAAAGCCTCCTGAATTCCTGCAAACAGCATCGACCTCAGTTGAAATAACACAGCCAGGTTTTATTggggattctttctttctttctcccccccccccactccttctttttccatttctttcagctaatggatttcttcttctttttttaaaaaaagtctaaaATAAATTACAGAATTAAATAAACTTGGACAAATGCTCTCTCCCATCTCGCCTCCAAAACGAAACACTGAAATAGTTGGCTGGGTTTTGGCAACGGAGGTGTCCAACCCGCAAGGCTGGGAAGCGTAGCTATATatatgattggggtggggggttggagggagggaaggtgagGGGCTTCCATGAGCTGCTCTCTTCAGACCCACAGCGTAACAAAGttgctcccctgccctccccagatGCCCACAAACAGCCACTCCTTCTGCCTCCCACCATCTCCCCCCACAAGAGATTCTCAGGAGCTCCTTGCTCCTTGACCTGCTACAAACTATGTGCACGGCTGTTTTCTGGAGGCCCCAACCTGCCTCAGACATGCGTAGGGTTGTCCAGGTAAGGGTCTGTCTTGGTCATGTGCAGCACCACAGCAGGCACCTTGTAGTGGCAGTGGGTGCCTGTGCAAGTCACCCCGCTGCAGGGCTTCCCTCTAGTCCTGCCCCCCAGTTTCCGGTTGCAGAGGTTCTGCCAGGTCTGCAGGGTCTTGGAGCTCCACACCCAGACCCCACTGGTGATGCCCACCACCAGGGACATGAAGATCTTGAGCATGAAGATGGCCACAGTGGGCACGGAGGCCTCCAGGGTGCAGTCTAGGCTGCGGCGCCCGGGGAAAGGCAGGCACCCGTGCTCCAAGGCCCGGAGAGTCCAATACTCCACGTTGAGGCGCTCGTAGAAGTAGCAGACGATGACGCAGGTGGCCGGGACGGTGTAGAGGATGGAGAAGACACCAATCTTGACCATCAGCTTCTCCAGCTTCTCCGTGTTGGTGCCTCCCGTCTTCATGATCTTGCGGATGTGGAAGAGGGCGACGAAGCCCGTCAGGATGAAGGAGGTGCCCACGACCAGGTAACAGGACAGCGGGATGAGGACAAAGCCCGTCAGGGCGGCCACATCCAGGCTGGCCACGTAGCAGAGGCCCGTCAGCTCGTCACCGGCCACCTTGCGCATGGTGAGGATGACGATGGTCTTCATGGCGGGGACCCCCCAGGCGGCCAGGTGGAAGTAGCTGCTGTGTGCCTCAATGGCCTCGTGGCCCCACTTCTTCCCCGCCGCCAGGAACCAGGTCAAGGTGAGCACCACCCACCAGAGGGAAGAGGCCATGCCGAAGTAATAGAGTAGGAGGAAGACCAGGGTGCAGCCAGTGCTCTCCAGGCCCTCCTGGATGACGTAGAGCTGCCCGTCCTCACGGTCGCATGCAATGGCCTCTGCGCCCGCCACTGAGCGGATGAGGAAGGCCACCGAGTAGACGTTGTAGCACATGGAGAGGAAGATGATGGGCCGCTCCGGGTACTGGAAGCGCTGGGGCTCCAGCAGGAAAGTCAGCACTGTGAAGGCAGTGGAGGCGAAGCAGAGCGTGGCCCACACGGCCATCCAGATGAAGGCGAAGTCCTTGTCGCGACGCGCCCAGTACACGTCCACTCCCGGGGAGCAGCGCGGGGCGCACGACGCGCTCTTGGCCACGAACTGGAACTTGTCGCCGTTGGCGCACGGGCCTCCCGGAGCCGAGCCGGGCGGGCTGCCTGCCGGAGGGGGCCTGCCCTCGACGGCGGGCCGGGCCGGGCGAGGGGCCACCGGGAGCATGCCGGCTCCGCGCTGGGGCTCGGCGGTGGCGTTCTCGGGCGCCTCCATGCACAGGGCGTGCGGGTCGTGCTTGGTGGGCAGGCGGGCGCAGTCGAGCGCCTCGGGCCAGCCGAAGTGGAAGTGCGCCATGATGGGCGCGCAGCGCTGGCGCGCCTGCTCGCACATGGGCCGGCAGGCCGGGATGCTGCTGGACACCTGGTCGGTGCACATGGGCGCGTAGAGCGAGCACAGGAAGAAGAGCAGGTGGCCGTGGCAGCCGTAAGCCACCAGCGGCGCGAACTCGTGCAGCTTGAGCGCCGCCTCGCCCTGGTGCTCGTGCCCCAGCAGGTTCGGCATGCGCGTCAGGTTGTAGCCGATCCCCTGGCACATCGGGATCTCGATGGCCTGGCAGCGCCCCGAGCCGCGACCGCCGCCCAGCCGCTCCGACGCGTCGTACGCCCCGACGCCCGCGCCGCCCAGCAGCTCCAGCGCCCGGGCGCCCGGGGATGCCGCCACTAACATCGCCAGCAGGACccgcagcggcagcggcagcagcccgGCCATGCCTCGCGGCGGCGGCGACAACCACGACCACGGAGCCGGCCGCCGCTCCCGATCACCGCCACCGCATGGCGCGTCACCAGCTCCCCGTGCGCCCACACGGCCGGCGCTCCGCTCGTGGGCGCCTCCGCCGCGCCAGCAGCGCCGCTACACCCTCGGGAGGCGGGCCCGGCGCCGGCGGGACACACCCCGCGCGGGGCGGAGCGCGGGGCGGAGCGGGAGGCGGCAGCGGCTCGGGCAGCCGAGTTGTAGCGCGCCTCCCAGGAAGCCCCGCCGGGCCGGCGCTCTGCACGGGCTCAGAGGCGCTGTCGGCTTCCTCAAGCCGGCATGCACTCTGCTCTGCTCCTGCCAGCCCATgttgtttcttcctttctgctgctACCAAGGGTGGGGTTAGCCACTGGAGCGGGAGCCTGACACGTGAAGTGGTATCGTGTGAGTGGCAGAGCGAAGACACGGCCAGGTCGACGCAGAGTGGAAGCTCCGCCTTCCCACTCATCTCCCTGTCTCGAAAAGCACCAGATTCAGTTTGTGCATGAATGTGTgggatatgtgtgtgtctgtctctaAGGGCGCCCCTCAAGGTTGTTCCCCGAGGGTCCCAGTTAATTTTTGGAAGTGGCTGAAGTTTTTATACTCCTAATCCAGGGCCAGCCCTCTCCTTGGGCAACTGGCCAGTTGTGCCATGAGAAACGAGCAAATTGTGAGTTGGCTTCTCTGCTTACTTGTGAGTTGCTTGTGGGGTTTTCTCTCTCCTGGGTGCCCAAACGATGGAGCCAGGCATGGGGACTTTGCACCCCCTGACCTAGGGAGCGGTTGTGTGGCATTTGTGGTACTGCATCAAACAGGAAAATGCCACCTTGGACCCTAAAATAAAGCAGCCCCACTACACGGGTGTAAGTCAAATGGTGACAGGAACCATTTCTTCCCTAGAGTTGGAGGCAAgattagggggctaaccagggaGTGTTAGGGGTGAGATGGTGGGCAGCCCACTAGTGGAGGCAGAAACCTAGAGAGATCTGCCTTAAGGGGCACAGATAATGCAGCAGGGAATTTTGCGCAACAAAGCGGGCAGGAATGccattcaaatccctgcttgctATCTAGACTTGCAAACTTGTGCACAAGAATGAAACCCAAAAGCACCTCCTTGGGTGCAGCTGTCATGTCAAAAGCCACCCTAGGTCTTTATTTAATTAaccaaatttatataccacttggttcCATCTACAAAAAAACTCAATCTTTGCTTCTGCAGGCCCCTATAAAGCAGCCCCTCAGGCTTTAAGTGAGCCCAAGGATCCTTCTGAGAACTCTTGGAGCAGCAAAATagatctctgtctctctttctccagaatcgttttttaaaaagaccctcTTGACCCTCAGGAAGCAGAAGACTGCATCAGAAGGACAGCCGGAGACAAGCAGAGGGCTGTTCCTCTTTccatgggaaggggagggggtgggtgggcatgTTTAATGTATTAGGGCATCTTTAGAAAACGGCTTTGAAGATGAAACAGCCTCTGTTTAAGTGCCTGGGACTATTATGTATGTGTCACACGTAGGCAAGAACCAGGGAGATGCCGGGATCTGCTCAGCAAAAGCTGATCATAAACAGAATATTTAATCACCAGCCTGCCCCTAAcaggccttctcctcctcctcctagacaCAAATAATCCAGCAAAAATGGGTGGCTCCCCCTCCCAACACAGCTGCATTGATTGAGGGGATGGTTAGGAGAGCCCTACTTCTGTGATATGGGGGGCTTTTGCACCCAGCTCGTGACACCGATGGTCCACCCGCGGCTCCTGTCATTCCAGGGATTCAGAGTCCTTGTCCTTGGATCTCTCCTGAGTCGGTGTCAGGCTGAAAGCGACACTGACCTGTGGAACTCATGGCTGCATGAAAAGGGAACACACTGCCATGTGCACAGGGTTACTGTGTGGGAGGTTCTATACTGTGTATGATgatcatgacattatgtttgctgactgggaacagttatggaccaccggtacaaaatttacggcatgtaatgccttaagggagaatattatgaaaatgatttataggtggtacatgaccccagtcaagcttgcaaaaatttaccattcgcccaataacaaatgttggaaatgcaatgaaactgaaggtactttctatcacctttggtggacgtgcccaaggattaaggccttctgggaaatgatctataatgaaattaagaaggtgctcaagtgtacctttcataaaaaaccagaggcatttctcctgggcatggtaggccaattggtgtcaaagaaagataggatgttttttatgcatgctacaacagcagcgagagttctactagcaaagtattggaagacacaagaactacccacactggaagagtggcagacgaaggtgatcgattatatgggactagcag
This genomic window from Podarcis raffonei isolate rPodRaf1 chromosome 15, rPodRaf1.pri, whole genome shotgun sequence contains:
- the FZD9 gene encoding frizzled-9 → MAGLLPLPLRVLLAMLVAASPGARALELLGGAGVGAYDASERLGGGRGSGRCQAIEIPMCQGIGYNLTRMPNLLGHEHQGEAALKLHEFAPLVAYGCHGHLLFFLCSLYAPMCTDQVSSSIPACRPMCEQARQRCAPIMAHFHFGWPEALDCARLPTKHDPHALCMEAPENATAEPQRGAGMLPVAPRPARPAVEGRPPPAGSPPGSAPGGPCANGDKFQFVAKSASCAPRCSPGVDVYWARRDKDFAFIWMAVWATLCFASTAFTVLTFLLEPQRFQYPERPIIFLSMCYNVYSVAFLIRSVAGAEAIACDREDGQLYVIQEGLESTGCTLVFLLLYYFGMASSLWWVVLTLTWFLAAGKKWGHEAIEAHSSYFHLAAWGVPAMKTIVILTMRKVAGDELTGLCYVASLDVAALTGFVLIPLSCYLVVGTSFILTGFVALFHIRKIMKTGGTNTEKLEKLMVKIGVFSILYTVPATCVIVCYFYERLNVEYWTLRALEHGCLPFPGRRSLDCTLEASVPTVAIFMLKIFMSLVVGITSGVWVWSSKTLQTWQNLCNRKLGGRTRGKPCSGVTCTGTHCHYKVPAVVLHMTKTDPYLDNPTHV